The genomic window GCGGCTGTGGCAGTGACTATTTCATTGGGAATGGCATTGGAGGTAGGAAAGGGGAGCTTTTATTCATCTACAGAATATACTATGGAGGGCAGGAGAGTTAACATAGACTTTTGACAAAACTGTAAATGAATATTGCATCTCACTTCCTCAGAGATACCAATTATTTCTATGCTAGATCTTCCTTCCTTTGTCTgtgttattttctttccaaacatTTAGAACTTgtagtttatatttaaattttatattttaatttctcagatGTGTTTCATGATCATTTTAAGTGGTGTGTTCActccctttttgttctgttccaCGTAACTGAGAATTCTGATATTCTTTCCTTTACTGGACTCAATTGCTTGCTTCCTGTCATCTGATATAACTGTGCTATCACTTTTTTCAACATTTCCATTTCATggaacacattttaatttttaaaaatgtaataaaaaattttGGATAACTTTTTTGATTAATAGAACGCTTCTtcctgttatttttaatattcttttttcttggtatatttaatgatgtatcattttcttttgtttaaatctgtttttgttgttttataattttgcttttaaatgattAAGGAGAATAACAAGTAGAAACAGTTTTTCCTGACATCTTTAGTCCGAATGTATACAGCACAATTTTAACTGCTGAGTGTGAGCCATTATGAATTATACCTATCTATCTATAGGTTTCATGGGTTAGTTTCTCactaattcaacaaatacatacacaACATCAATTATTGATAGACTTTTGAGGTAAATACTTAATAGGAGTTAAAAATGAGCTATCAATGAAGTGTTATGGGGGTTGACAGAATGAGTTATCAGATCTTCTTGATGGGATAAACAATTAGGTTCCCAGAGGAGCCGGTGACTGAGACAGTTCACCCTCTGTCATCAGACTCtacactttcttctctctcttgtgACTCTTCTCTCCCAAAAAACTGTCTGACTTAATTTCTGCTTCCTTGCTTCTGTTCATCTCATTAGCACTTCCCGGAATGCCTTTCCACTTAACTTTAGTTTGTCTAAAATCTCTTTTCAGAATAATCCTTTCTTTGACATTGTCATCTGTTTCAACTTATAGTGACCTGTCTTTCCTTTGAAATCCTTTGAAAGtgactgttttttatttttgcctggaGATAAGAAAATGCTACCTTGAACTGATGTTTTATTCTTATAATACTTTCTCCTCAACTGTGCTCTAGCACAGTCCCTTATAATACTAAGTGACTAATGAACAATGATTCTGTGCTGgacactcttttaaaaaaatactttaaatacttTACATTATTTAATCCTTCTAACGTATTTGTGAGTTAGTAATCATTTTTCTTGATTTAAGAGATTAAGAGTGAGGCgtagaaaatttaaaaccttgCTCAAAGTGACATAGCCAGTGAGTGATGAGATTTAGATTTACACCCAGGAAATGAGGCTCCAGAATTTGGGCAAGAATGTACATCCCAGCTGGTGCTGGGGGTTCAAAGCATCACTCTCCACTGACAGAGAGCTCACTTTTGGCAAAGGAGAACCCCAAAGTGGGAGAGAACCCACGTTGTTTTTTTTTGAATCTTCTCACTCAGGAAAGATACAATTAAGAAATAACACTTGGTCCAAATGTCACTGAGATCATGTTAATTTTGTCCGTTCAAGTGTAAACCCTTGAGGTTTTAGTCCTTTGTGGACTGGGCTCTAAATTTTTGAAAACGCCAAAGAAAAAGTCCCTTATTCTGGGCAGCATGTGAATCAATGTGCAGGTCAAAGAGTATCTCTTTACTCCTGGATGTTCAAGATGAGGGATTTGTCTTCTTCACCAAGTGCCTAGAAAACCATGCCTCTTAGAAAAGTTTGCCATCATGAGGGAAGTTGAAATTTCCATCCTTGTTTCTAGATAGTGATTATTTCCCTTGAAGCACTTCAAGGAGCTCCATGCAGGATATCCTTAAAGTAGTGTGTACATTGCATTTTGGATACTATGCAGTTTTTGAAATATGGTGGAGAAACATCAGGATGAGTCTGAACTTTGAGAATAGAACATCGTCCTCCCCAGCCCAGATTCTCTAAAGAGAGCATCCTGGCATTTTGTTCACATCTTTATGAGACTGAGCAACTGTTTTTTGTGTCTTTCCTGAAttgatttgtttacttttttatgaCACAGATAATGCAATGTCCATATGGAATTCTAAGGTCACAGAATGTTAGCTATAAAGTGGCATAGGGGCCATCCACCTTGCTGTATAGAAGACTCAAAAAGacataaattctaaaaaaattcaTAAGTAAATAAGTAGGTAGAGAAATAAATTGATAGACAATGAGTAAACAGTGTTTGGACCAACATGAGGAGTCTGTTCAGCCCCTACCTCCACACACCTATACTGACATATTTGGATGGACATAAAAACATTCATGCAATGGAGAATGCTCCTAATCTAAGCCTAGAATTGTTTTTGTGACTGCTGACTGCTAAAAATGTACTCCACAGAGCATTAAGCAAATAGTCATGATACTGATAAATAATCCTAAATCAAAAAGATATAGTcatcatttttatgatttattgaGTTCCACATATAATTACTAGATGATTCAAAGTAGTACATTGCTTTTGTTGTACTTgaaaagacattaattttgttgtacttaaaaagtgataataaatgttatttaaatcatattttttcatataaattatctACCTAGTGATCTTCTCTTAGGAAtttaaaacagctttttttttttccttgactgaATCAGAAAGTAACATATTTTGAATGTGTTCCCTGAGTAAAGTTTTATGCATTTGGTATTTTATGTATCATTACTATAATTGATATTGCCTGGCAGATTTCAGGATAAGTGCCCAGAAGTAGTTTATATGAAATATGGGTAATCACATAAAGTAAATCCACATGATTTGGGGGCAAAAGATGCTCAGTTTTGTACACAATTTCCATGATGTGTTGCTGTCCAACATTTGCCAGGTCACTTGATCTTACAGGCACAGCCTCCCCATTCCCTCTGTGGCATCATATCATTTTACATGAGTAACCTCTTCGTCATTTGTGTATATTGtcctttcctcttatttttaCAATTGGGAGTAGGGAATAGACTGAAAAACATTTATGTGAATTGTGTCCTAATAACATTAGAAAGGTGCTGATCATTTGGTAAGATGAGGAACTCCCCTGGTTAGTCTTTCCCAGATGTCATATGTTAGGATCTGAATATCTCATTGGCTTTACAGTATTCCCAGTAAGGTCTtccagctggttttttttttttttattttaatcccaTCATACAGTAAGATGAGACTTGGGGAGCAGTTCACATAGAAACTTACAACCTGAAGGAATTTTCGATAATAGAATTGGACTGTTTGTGGGAGACAGCAGAGATCATGGGTGAATTGCCCAAGTTACACAGGATCTTTGCACAAACTGCCTGACTTAGTATGTAGGAATATTATTTACTACAGCCCAAAGTACTTCAATAATTGTCTCTTATGGGGGTGTTTTAGACAATCTTTTATTggctgaaaataatatttgtaactCTTAATGATagttttttcaaaatatctttttttcttcttgtaacaGACAGCAGTGACTGAATTCCTTTTCTTGGGCCTCACAGATCATCTCCACCTGCAGATTGTCCTctttgttagttttctttttgtctgtcttGTCACCTTGGGGAGTAATTTGGGGATGGTCACTCTCATATGGATCGATCCCAGACTCCACACACCTATGTACTTCTTTCTTAGCCACTTGTCCTTTGTAGacacattttcctcttcttccattgCCCCCAAGATGCTGTGTGATATCTTTGTAGATAAAAAGGCAGCTCTTTCATGGGTTGTGCTGCACAGATGTGGTTCTTTGGTCTTTTTGTGGAAACTGAGTGTTTGCTCTTGGCTTCCATGGCGTATGATCGGTATGTGGCCATCTACAAACCCTTGCTGTACACCCTCATTATGTCCCAGAGGGTCTGTGTGCAGCTGGTTCTGGGCCCTTATGCTGTGGGTCTTCTAAGCACCATGATGCACACAATTCACACATTTTGCTTACCCTTCTGTGGTCCAAATATCGTCAATcactttttctgtgatatttCACCACTGCTTTCCCTAGTGTGTGCAGACACCTGGATCAATAAGTTGGTGCTTTTCATCTTCACGGGAGCCATAGGAGTTCTCAGTGGCCTGATCATCATGGTCTCCTATGTTTGCATCCTGGTTGCCGTGCTGAGGATCCAGACTGCTGATGGGAGGAGAAAAGCCTTCTCTACTTGTTCTTCTCACCTGGCAGCTGTCTCTGTCCTCTATGGGactcttttctttatttatgtcTGACCTAGCTCAAGTTCCTCCATAGATATGAATAAAGtgatttctctgttttatattgtgGTAGTCCCCATGTTGAACCCACTCATCTACAGCTTGAGGATCAAAGAGGTGAAAGATGCATTCAGTAGgaagtttgaaaggaaaaaagaatttttaatacataaaatagaattctaattGTGCTGCACCACCCTTGTTAATTCAGTCATGTGTGGTCAAGAGAAGACAGTACTGAGAATGAGACATTCCCCTTAGTTCCTGGGTCTGCTAGTTTCAAGGTCATTCATATACTAGACATATTGTTTATATTGTTCTTCTTCAGTCTTCTCCTTTGCAAAATGTTGgggaatataaaacattttacataCGTGTTGAAAGGAGAAATGTAAGAGATGCCAGAATAAAGTCCACGAGAACATTTATATCTTCTTACAGGTGAGAAGACATTTTATTCCAGCCCAGAAAAGCAAACATTGTAAGAGAAAGATCAACAAAGTCCATCCTTAAAGGTTTGATAGACCTTGATAAAAGCTGAACTATGGAAAGTGAGAGAACAGCTGTAGAACAAGTGACTCACAATGAGTTAGTGTCCCAACAGGAAGGTGTTGgaacatgtacatacatatatatgaaacacAGTAGAGAAATGAACCAACAAATGAATGGGCAATGACATAActggaaatacaaatggccaaaagcataaatatatataaaaattgctCAACTTATCAGTTGCTTAagtaagtgaaatgaaaatgcaatctgttttgtttttgttttgtttttgtttttccatctatCAGATTGGTGAACATTAAGCTAATTAGTTTACAATGCTGGTAAGATCACCATTTGGATATTCTACACTTAGCTATAGTGGGTACATTTTCAGAAACTAATTTGAAGATTTCTAGTAAAATGCACTTGATTTTTGACCTAGCTATCTTACATTCAGAAGTTTATgctatagaaatataaataacagACACAAATGTTGCAGCATCATTTGTAGGGGTGAtaaaaggaaacagtctgattTTGTATGATTAGGAGAAGCAAATCTTCTTCCTATGAGTCATTGTGCAGctaattataaaaagaatgatttAGATATCCGTGCTTTTGTTTGGAAGAAACTCCCTGATACTATCGTaggtgaatggaaaaaaaatcccaagtcAAAGTAAAATCTGCAGAAATGACTACACTTAGTAAAAATAATGTGGGGGCAGAGTCTACCTACTGTGTAGAATATATTGGCATGCACACTATACAAGATGATGGAGAGAAGTGTGGAAGCCTACAGACCTAACTGTGAACACTTGTTACTTCAGTGGCATGCCCATGGGAAGCAGGAGGGTGGGGTGGTGCTCCATCCTCACCTGGGTTGTTGAACTTGTTTTATAACAAATACTTCTACCTTTGTAATTAAGATTCACTTTTGAAAAGCCGCAGTCTGTGTcaaaactgaatgaataaatttatcAGTAAATAGATAAATTGAGGTGGATGGATTCAAGTAGCCTTCTCTTAAGGCTGCTTCTACATTCCACCATTCTCTGACTTCATGAAACACTTCTGAACATTGGTGACTGAAATATGGTTCAAAACCTAAGTAAAATGGAGAGGTTCTCAGCCACTCTGTGCTTCAGTCTCTCACTTTTTCCCTCTAAAGATAGGCATTTTCCTCCACCCCCATAGTCTATAACTTCTATACATAGTGGTATGCTTTCTCTTTATTAAAACCTTTGAAATGATAACAGAGTCCTAAAAGTGACACAATGCAAGTGTGGTGAGATTTGAAAGGAACAGTAAATATTACCTTAAATGTATCTATATAAAACTAACATTGCTAATTGTCAGTCCTGTAAAATTTTCCAGCACCATTTTACTAAGAATTGTTAAAACTTGGGCATAGGtgtgacaaagggaaaaggtatttttcctatttttatctaGAAGGATGCAAGTTTCTTTCCCAGTCAAATTTTGCCTTAAAGTGCCTCTATTCTGGGTCTTCACTATGTAACGTGTCTCAAACCACGTCACCTTTTGAGATGGTCACTTCCTAGTATGATGCTCAAagtgttttctatctttttaattgTTCCTTAAGCATTTGTGATTTAACATCCATTGAAAGGGGATTGGGAGAAGAACGGTAGGAAGCAAGTGGTAATTATAAATTTCCTCAATAGCTCTGAGTTCCTTCtctaaatatatgcaaatatgtgCAAATATATGCAAAACCAACTGTCCTCTGAAGCTCTAGTTACTGCTGTTCTGATGCCCTGATGTTTTTTCTGTGTAGAATACTCCTTGTACCATGGTTACATGGATAACTCTGCTTGTTTTTCATGCACTGCTTAAGCGTGGCTTCCACTCGGAGGATTAATTACCCTGTCAATACTGCAGCAtcacattcttttccttcagactTTATAAGTGTAACATGGTGCATATTAGGataatgtttttggttttgctttgtttttttagtgAGAAATGTTCCCAGCTGATTCTTCATCTTAGGCATGATGGAAATTCACTTGGAGTTACATTTTTTTGTTCATCTCATAGGTCTGTAAGTGGTTCTCCATATTTTGGAATGAAAGGGTGGGTCCCAATATGAGGAGCAGAGAAATTCTACATCAATGAATGCCTCCAGGCACTGAAATCCCCTGATTTACATTATTGGTGCCTAGGAGGAGGGCATCAATTTAAATGAGATATGGTTTCTCgagagattttgttttttgttttttgtttttgcttctggcttccttcaggattttttttctttatctttgattttttttgtattttgaaatttttatgctTAGGtatagttgtttgtttgtttttggcatttatcctccttagtgttctctgagcttcctggatctgtggtttggtgtctaacattaatttgaggaaattctcagtcattattctCCAAAACACCTACATTCCTCATATTGTTAGTATATACACTGATTAATCTCGTCAAACTCCATTGAAGTTTTTAGTCCATAGTAAGAGACTGGTTCTTAAATACTGATTCAGTGTTGTAACCAATGGAGTATTATCAGaagctgggaaagaaaaatagtatcTTAAGGATGAAAAGGATACACCAAGAGATGTTTTGGAGAAGGCATCACAGAGTAGACACTGCTGTGGCCTTTGAATCCTGTTCAAAAACCAGCTTCTTTTGTCTGAGCTTGCACTCATTCTTAGGCTTCAGAAGTTATCCTTTAGATACAACACTATTTTTCTAGAATCTAAAGGAATTGACAAGGAAGATACATTCTTAACACCCATCACCCAAGGTGAGAGTGAGAGCTATCAGCCTGAATTCATCAAATTCACATAATACCTTATCTATGAAATATGTCTTAAAATGTCCTCCATTCAAAAGCAGGGGCTTTTGAACACAGTTAATAGCCTGGACTTGCCTTGGGTAATCTCCAAAGGGAGCTCCTACACCTAAAAAATCTGATTCCCTTCAAAAATTCTGTTTTGATCAAGAAGAAGCTGAAAAGCCCAGTGAGGTTCAGCAACTTACTCAGTATCAGGTAGTTATGATGACCACCAAGAGGTCGGAGGCAGGAGTGTCATCTGTCAGTCTACTCtatgaaatgtaaaaatatagaagttgtatttatttttaaaaataagaagcccAATTATGAAttgattcaaaagaaaaatctctctctttctcattacAGATTAGATCAGAGAAGTGGATAATGGAAATCACACTTTGGTGATTGAGTTTGTATTTGTGGGCTTAACAAATCACTTCCAGCACCAGCTTCTTCTTTTTGTGGTATTTCTCTTGGTTTACCTTGTCACTCTTCTGGGAAACATGGGGATAATGACTCTCATTTGGATGGATTCTCGGCTCCACACCCGAATATACTTATTTCTCAGCCACTTGTCCTTTGTAGATCTCTGCTCCTCTTCTGTCATTGGTCCCAAAATGTTGACTGACATCCTTGTGGAGAAAAaagtcttctctttctttggttGTGTTGCCCAGATCTGGCTTTTTGGTCTGTAGTGACTGAGTGTTTCCTCCTGGCTTCCATGGCATATGATCAGTATTTGGCCATCTGTAAGTCCTTGTTGTGCACACTCGTGTCCCAGCAAGTCTGTGTGCAGCTGGTGGTAGGGCCTTATGCTGCCTTGGGTCTTAAAAGCACCATGATCCACATAACTTTCACCTTTCACCTGCCTAACTGTGGTCTGAATATCATCAATCACTTATTCTGTGACCTTCCTGTTCTCTCCCTGGCATGTGCAGGCACACAGGtcagtaaatgtttacttttcatcTTGGCTGGAGCTCCAGGAGTACTCAGCAGTGTGATCACCTTGGTCTCCTATGTTTACATTGGCATCGCCATCCTGAGGCTCCGTTCTGCTGATGGGAGGTGGAAAGCCTTTTCCTCCTGCTGTTCACACTTGACACCCGTCTCCATCCTTTAGGGGACACTCTTCTTTGTCTATGTACGTTGGAGCTCTAGTTTCTCCCTGAATATTAACAAAGTGGTTTCTGTGTTCTGCACAGCTGTGATTCCCATGTTAAACCCACTTACCTACAGCCTAAGAAACAAAGAGGTCAAGGATTCATTCAGAAGgacatttgaaaggaagaaatttcTTTTGAGTAAGTGAATTATGACATCGTTTGTATTATAGGTTGAGAAGGTAAATACATTAGAACATCATTTGTACTACAGAGTGAGAGCTAATATATATGTACGATGGAAAAACTGCAAATTGTGTGTTGAGATTCACACTTTATTACTCTGTGTCATCGATAAGTCACACAATGTCTTTAGGTtacaattttctcattttgtttttcttatttcttattcagCAGAAATGAACTTTAGAACATTAAACTCAGATAAGTAGATTACTGAATCCCAAGACTTTAAAAAAGCATTGTTACTCATATACACCCAAAAATTTATGACTAGGATATGAGAGGTTCTTTGTTAAATCCTGAATAAATGTTATCATCATATCCAGTGACTTAAAAGTACTTCTGTTTTGCTTATACTATGTTGAGCTCTCTCATTGTCTGTGATCTTGGCCTTGACTCATTAAACACAAACTGTTAAAAAGTATACTATGGTCAAAACGTAAAAACTTCCACTTATAGGATAAATATGTCTGGGGCTGTAACATAcagtggtgactatagttaacaatactgcattgtatatttgcaagttgctgagagagtagatcttaatagttctcatcacaagaaacaaaatttataacTCTGTTAGGGAATTGATAAACTTATTAGGGTAATCATGttgcaatatatataaatactgagTCATCATGTCATACACCTTGggctaacacaatattgtatgtcaattgtatatcaataaaattgaaaaagaatgaattattcaGGAATCATGCAACCATAGACTCTCTACTACTACTTTCATGTTTAGAGGAGGTGTTTTACCAAGGTATTTTACATCCCCTATACTTTTTGCTCATAATAGTAACTTCCTGGGGTTTTGCCATGATTTGTGCATGTGAAGTGTAGAATACATTCCAGTTCTTTAATAAAGTGTTActtattactattgttatttattgatttttgtgtCATAGGCAGgatattaattctatttttacagACAATGAGCCAAACAGCCATGAAGAATCAATAGATTGCCCATGACCTCATAATTTGgtctcacatttttattttttccacataCAATATTCTTTCAACcatatttctgtgttttatttactgGAACATAACAACACATCCAAGAAATGAGGGGGATAAACCATGTTTTTGTATCATTGTAAGTTAAGACTCAATGAGATCCACACTGTCATCTCTGAAGGCTTTCTTTAAAagacatgcttagcatgcatgaggtcttgggttcaatccccagtacctctgttaaaagcaaataaacctaattatctcctttccttgccaaaataaaataatacaatgaagTAAAGCTGTCAAAGATAATAACTTCTGCTTTATCGTGCAGTGTACTTTGGGAAGACAGTATTTGCAAATTGATTCTGATAAAGTTTctgctcattttatttcattcaaatgaAAATACTGATATACTCTGAGTAAATTGGTTTGACAGCAGGTTTCTTCCTGTATAATTAGCATCCTCATTTTCTCAATAATATTCACTTAAGACAAAGCTGATACTGGGAacagaaaaaatgattttaaaaaatgatgttggATCCATTGGATGTCTGCATGGGAAAAAAGTGGAATTTACAGCCATCTCACAATACACACTAAGATCATCTCCAGAAGATTTGGAGATCAAGATATGAAAGGCAAGGAATTAAAGCATCCAGAAGATAATATTGGAGAATATCTCATTACAGGTggttgcaaattaaaaaaataataataaggtacAAACATACTAAACATGAAAGATAATATTGATTCTCGAATCACATTAAAGTTGAGAACTTAGGCTTACACTGAAGAGCATAAACATGTAAACCACAGCAAGGGAAATGTATTTACAATGCATATAGTTGATATACCTGGAATATAAGGATaagtattatcttttaaaaaagacaggCAATCCAGTCAAAAAATGTGAGCAAGACACTTGAACAGGCAGTTCATAAAAGTGGTTATGTAAATGTCCTATAAATATTGCAATAGGTTGCTCAATCTCGCTAGAAATCAGGGAAATGGTGGTTAAAggcacaatgagataccactccaCACTCACCGAGATGGCTAAAATGACAAATACTGACACTCAAGCACTACTAATGGGAGTGTAAATAATAGGTTTTGGAAAATTCCTTGAATTATCagtcaatatgtatatatatgtaccgTATAACAAGGAAATTTTACTGTCAGGTATCTTCCCAAGAGATATGTGTGCTCATGAACACCAAAGGGCATGGTGTTCACTGGATGATCTTTGGAGAAAAATTCCCAAAATGTAAAAACTGAgagcaactcaaatgtccaacCACACAGAAATGGATAAATCATTTGTGAAATATCAATATCTTAGAACACTAACAGCAATGCAATATATGAACTAGAGATTTATTCAACCAGGGATGAATTTCACAGACATGATGTGGATGGTGGAGATGGTGTATTTCTTGATGTAGGTGGTGGTTGCATGTTTGTGTTCACTTCGTAGTAATCACTGAGTagtacacttaagatttgtacatttttctctctgttattcATCAATAGAAGCTTAAAAATGTAGCATCAGGCTTGCCTTTGTCAGTGAAACCTCTTtcagtttctcaggaaaaaaaccTGCATGAATAGAATAGAAATTCTTCATACATTCTGATTCTGTGATTTTCCTGTCCGTGTtgggaaaaagataaacaattatAATGTCAAATAAGGCACCCTTGTGGTGGATCCTCTATTATAATGTACTTTAGTTGAGCAGTTCCAGAAATTTTGTGGTACTTCTTGTGGGGAAAATGCAGACATTATTACATCATTGCACTAAAGTTTACTCTTTAAATAGTTTAAGAAGGAGGTAAGAAATAAGGCATTTATCTAAAGAATTACAGTGATCccagtggatttttaaaagtgtttaaagaaagcaagaacattttaatttacatcctTCTTAGCAATAAAATCCCCAAGGTATGGCATACTTTAGGGACATAAATTCTCCCAGGACAAAAAATGATGTAACTACTTCTGGAAACTTTAAACCACGAGAAGATTGTTTGTTTCCGAGTGGAATCATATTAGTTTCTTGGGaagaaaactaagaataaaacCAAGTGGCTCCTAGAAAGTCTGACTTCTCTGTGCAGAGCATGGGGGTGCAGGGTGGGgcaaggggaggtggggagatgaaATGCATGctgaaaaagaatgcaatttgtactccattttaattttaattctctaaAGAAGAAAGAATTCGTTGAAATGTAAGTTtagactttctttttattattatcatttctgcttctctgtttATCTTCAAGAAGTTTAAAATGAGTTAAATGGAtttatgggaaaataaaaatgtgtgacatttaaaatgtgtttatttggtATATAGACACGTATCTGGTTAGAATGTTGCACACAGTCTAAGAAGTAATGTGAAATCCTGTAAAATGCACAAAGAGGTTACAGTCAAGTGAAATTCCTCTTAAGGACCCAGTGACTGTGAGGCAGGAAGCTCCATagaaagactggcaggacccctaggcagggccgctgctctcctcccagcacagTCTGGTTCCCTGGCTCAGAGGTTTTacctcactttttgcctctaaagcggctaacttacacctagaattctattggttccctgagctcacttctgattggttattactctcactcctgattggttattactctcacttctgattggtccacttccctaacttctgattcgTCCATTTGtaatacttcatttgcatggagctcactcctgattggtgtatttctacaaagcttgttcctggttggtcaacttctgctgtactttatttgcatacgacgttgcaaagtgtaaaactggcagcctataaaaggcctgtgtaaacctacaaagGGAGTCCAGAGCTCTAAGTGTTAATTCCTTTGGTCATGCTGGcctaataaacctgagttctccaactctctgaatgctgcttggtctctcgcccggatccaggttgctgtcacaactgagctgtaacacctgAGCTATAACACATTTTTTTGCAACAACTGTGCCCTGAGTAGGAGAGAGGCTGGGCACAGCCACCATCCCCCCAAACCCTGAGGTGTGGTGCCATCTGGATGCAGTATTGCACTGGCTTATGGGCATCATGCTCACAGCACAGAATGGGGAGGTTAATGGAAAAACTATCAACAAGAGCACAGTTTGCAGATGTTTGAGAGCCCCTGTGCTTGAGTAAGCTTGGACTCTATTTCTCTGAGACCTCATTGCTTTCTTTGTAATCAACAGACCCTTCAGCATTAAATCTGCACTTGGACAGTGACTGATGATTCCGTATCCCATGAAGAACATGCAGAATTGGGTTGGGACATCGGGAGGTCTAGGTTCCCTCTTGGGAGAGTGACAACATTGAAAGGATAGACTGTAGTCAGCCAGGGCGGTGTCTTAATCTCAGATAATTCTATGAGATCCTCGCTCTCAGACTTTAGG from Camelus dromedarius isolate mCamDro1 chromosome 35, mCamDro1.pat, whole genome shotgun sequence includes these protein-coding regions:
- the LOC116155194 gene encoding LOW QUALITY PROTEIN: olfactory receptor 5G3 (The sequence of the model RefSeq protein was modified relative to this genomic sequence to represent the inferred CDS: inserted 1 base in 1 codon; substituted 1 base at 1 genomic stop codon) encodes the protein MVTLIWIDPRLHTPMYFFLSHLSFVDTFSSSSIAPKMLCDIFVDKKAXSFMGCAAQMWFFGLFVETECLLLASMAYDRYVAIYKPLLYTLIMSQRVCVQLVLGPYAVGLLSTMMHTIHTFCLPFCGPNIVNHFFCDISPLLSLVCADTWINKLVLFIFTGAIGVLSGLIIMVSYVCILVAVLRIQTADGRRKAFSTCSSHLAAVSVLYGTLFFIYVXPSSSSSIDMNKVISLFYIVVVPMLNPLIYSLRIKEVKDAFSRKFERKKEFLIHKIEF
- the LOC116155195 gene encoding LOW QUALITY PROTEIN: olfactory receptor 5G25-like (The sequence of the model RefSeq protein was modified relative to this genomic sequence to represent the inferred CDS: inserted 1 base in 1 codon; substituted 1 base at 1 genomic stop codon); amino-acid sequence: MGIMTLIWMDSRLHTRIYLFLSHLSFVDLCSSSVIGPKMLTDILVEKKVFSFFGCVAQIWLFGXVVTECFLLASMAYDQYLAICKSLLCTLVSQQVCVQLVVGPYAALGLKSTMIHITFTFHLPNCGLNIINHLFCDLPVLSLACAGTQVSKCLLFILAGAPGVLSSVITLVSYVYIGIAILRLRSADGRWKAFSSCCSHLTPVSILXGTLFFVYVRWSSSFSLNINKVVSVFCTAVIPMLNPLTYSLRNKEVKDSFRRTFERKKFLLSK